AGCCAGCTATGGGGGCCAGTTCACATGTATGGAAGAACTCATTTATTGCCCCCAGAAATGGGCATTTCCGTTTCAtccatttcttatatatatatatatatatatgtatatataaagattcgTGAGGTCagacagccttttttttttttttttttttttttactgcaccaTTGtttgttgcaaaaaaatatattctcacTAACAgctgtatatatgatttattgcaGCAGTCAACTTGTAGTGTCTAATATACATGTGGTTCTTATACTGTACTTTGAGTAAGAAACCTATTTAAAATGAGAGTTTGTCACCTAATGTTGCACCAGTTTTGATATCACGGGAGGAGAAGTGTCCATGATCGGTACTTCACCAGGAACCGATCTGTGATAACGATATGTATTGCAATGTTgctgtaggggaaggggggagaggaggggttgcCTCTTATTGCCTTGTTACACTGAAAACTTAAGAGCTGGGAGTGCTTGTGCTTTTCttttagaaaaagaaatactgctaggttattttttaaaaattaatattaatttttaaaatcacctGTTATATTGTATAGTATGGCAGACTTAAGTACTtatctatatgattttttttttttttttttttttttttttttggcttcttatACTGTCACTGCAGTCTATGGTATTCTTTGCCCTCGAATCTTTTCTTGAGCGCCTTGATTTTACTTTCACCCTTTGACTGCTTCACTCTTTTATCACTGTCTGCCTTCTTATCACACGATTCCTTTCTTCTGACACCTTTCCCTTCTGGCTCCTTCTTCGTGGAGATAATCGACTTGCTGGACTTGTTGGACTTGATGGTACCCGTGCTCTTCCCCGAGGTCGTGCTCTTGGTGGACGTGGTGCTTCGGGTCGAGGCCGAGCTCTTGCTGGATATGCCGCTCTTGCTCGACATCCCGCTCTTGACCGAGGCGCTGCTCTTGAGGGACACGGCGCTCTTCATGGAGGAACTGCTGATGAGGGAAGCGCTGCTCTTCATGGAGGCGCCGCTCTTGCCCGAGACGGCGCTCTTGTATGATGCGTTGCTGTGTGTGGAGGCACTACTTCTAATGGAGGCGTTGCTAAGGAGGGAGATGTTGCTCTTGAGTGAGGCAGCCGAGCCCGTTGACTCGCGGCGAACCATCCCAGCGTAGGACTTCCTGTCGGGCGTGCTCTTGGTGCTGGAGGGTCCCGAAGGAGAGGCTGACGGGGATCTTGAAAGAGTCCGAGCATGGAGGCCACTCACGGAAGCACCGCTGCCTCCTGCTGCCGCCACTACCGCTGTTGCTGCAACtgctgcagcagcagcagcagcaggggacctggatggagaaggagagggcgacgAGGACGACGCCCGTGGGCTGCGAACCCGAGGGGGGACGCCGTGATGGTGCTCGACTTGACTCACCAGCTTTTGCGCACACCTGCACGAGGAACACCTTGTTAGTTGTCGCAtggaacacacacataatacaaagcAAGTGGAAACAATGACAGCACAAAAACACTGAACGATCGCGTGACACCAAAGTCACCTCCACAATCCGTTACTTAGATCTTAAGATAATAGTGCTACTGCGGTTTCCCTTGCCACCTTGTGCCTCACATGTACTGCGTTACCCAAACATCACATCAACTATCTGTCCTTAATTCCGCTGTTATTTCGATGTATTGCACAGAGCtgacctttacaaaaaaaaaggttcctaATTTGGGCCTTACTAATCGAGGGAATATTTGACagtaaaaaaataggagagataaAACTGACTtgatatacaaaaaacaacaaaggtcAGCGGCACATTGGCGTTGAAAATAAATATTGCCACATTAATATGATCCCAAGGAACATTATGGCTATTCACAATGAAACAGCAATATAGTTCATAATATGATTTATAGAAAGTGCATTTCTTAAGAGCGATAGGTTCTACAGTGGTTTTTAGAAGAACGTCAATGAATATGGAGAGGGGGTGGCATTGTAAGCCTGGGTCATGCTGTGAGTGGTGTTAAACTCGCAAGATATGGGAAGATTTACATGCGCATGCCACGGAGGTTCAGAGTGGACAAGTTAGGGAAATTCTGCAGcattggaattttttaaaagcttttctcAGTTTTGTTTGTCTTAGTTTTTCCTAACTAAAGGAAAAATGAATGTTTATGAATGAAACATGATATTTTATAACTAGGTCATCAAAATATAGGCATTCTGAATACTAACGTAGTTTCATCATCTGAATCTAAATCTTAACAATTGCAGTAATTAATGACATTCACcctaaaacatacaaaaagaccAATCCTTTAATGGACTTTTATGAAGTCCCGAGGACGTGAGAGATGGATTCAAGAGAGTCCCTTGCCAATAATAATCCTTTTAACTCCTGCTGCAGAATATCCCATGGGCCTATATTCACACCAAAGATATCCTCTCATTGATAGTCAGTTCTAGCTACATCTGGGAGTAAGCTCGTAAGTAGAGTGGCATTTCTCTCCTGAAAGTGATATACAAAGATTAGGAACACTTATATATACTGTGCATAAGTCTGTACCTACACAACGTGAAAATGTACGACAACCATGAGCCAATGTAGTCTGAGCGCACGCAAGCAGTATGAATGGAAGTTTGTCACATAGGTAAGTGTAGAGGTTAATTCATTTTGAACACTGAACACTGAATTGCCCCAACCAATCACTTAACTCTTTAGTAGACTCAAAAGTTCTCCACAACCCAGATGGTGATACGGTTTGCTGTAGTtacccctttcactctccccctcgCCTTCCATTTTCTTACAAAGCTCTGTATAGGCCACAAGGAGAGTTTATTGAGCGACTGTGCAACCGTTATTGAAGCAAACggggcatatatgatatataggatatGAGTTATGGAGCACTCCTTAGTTGtgatgttgaaaaaatatatattttctctttttttttctctctctcataggtCAGAAATGTCTTGGATCAAAAAATCATTAGAGTGTGAGTgagtaaa
This genomic interval from Penaeus monodon isolate SGIC_2016 chromosome 37, NSTDA_Pmon_1, whole genome shotgun sequence contains the following:
- the LOC119596059 gene encoding histone H1.11L-like produces the protein MVCLHPHLPTPFLFAHSPFLSFPCLPSSVIQKPYIFHQEVLGRLPTIKEYTEFITEKELEKEKSSSTRIRCAQKLVSQVEHHHGVPPRVRSPRASSSSPSPSPSRSPAAAAAAAVAATAVVAAAGGSGASVSGLHARTLSRSPSASPSGPSSTKSTPDRKSYAGMVRRESTGSAASLKSNISLLSNASIRSSASTHSNASYKSAVSGKSGASMKSSASLISSSSMKSAVSLKSSASVKSGMSSKSGISSKSSASTRSTTSTKSTTSGKSTGTIKSNKSSKSIISTKKEPEGKGVRRKESCDKKADSDKRVKQSKGESKIKALKKRFEGKEYHRLQ